The following coding sequences lie in one Polynucleobacter necessarius genomic window:
- the yihA gene encoding ribosome biogenesis GTP-binding protein YihA/YsxC, with protein sequence MSKLFQARFATIVNDTHYLPATPLREVAFAGRSNAGKSSAINVLCNQKRLAFASKTPGRTQHINYFGLFAKDDLLAYLVDLPGYGYAAVNHETKYHWNALLSDYLQEREQLVGIILIVDSRRGITDLDEQMIEWFVPTGKPIHVLLSKCDKLNKSECKHALEAVRKQLQQYDPALPDGNGESKQLTAQLFSSTKRIGLEEADNIVLKWLFEAETKEDEITN encoded by the coding sequence GTCTAAACTCTTTCAAGCCCGATTCGCCACCATAGTCAATGACACCCATTATCTGCCTGCCACCCCGCTGCGTGAGGTAGCCTTTGCTGGACGCTCAAATGCGGGTAAATCTAGCGCCATAAACGTCCTTTGTAACCAAAAAAGGCTCGCTTTTGCTAGTAAAACGCCTGGACGCACCCAACATATCAACTATTTTGGACTTTTTGCCAAAGACGACCTTTTAGCCTATTTAGTGGACCTACCAGGCTACGGCTACGCAGCCGTTAACCATGAGACCAAATACCACTGGAATGCCCTCCTGAGCGACTATCTACAGGAGCGAGAGCAACTGGTGGGCATAATTCTGATTGTCGACTCTCGGCGCGGCATTACTGATTTAGATGAGCAAATGATTGAGTGGTTTGTACCTACTGGCAAGCCTATTCACGTTCTACTGAGCAAATGCGACAAACTGAACAAAAGTGAGTGCAAGCATGCGCTAGAGGCGGTACGCAAGCAATTACAACAATATGACCCGGCCCTACCCGATGGCAATGGTGAATCCAAACAACTTACGGCACAATTATTTTCAAGCACCAAACGTATTGGTCTTGAAGAGGCCGACAATATTGTTCTTAAATGGTTATTTGAAGCAGAAACTAAAGAAGATGAAATCACCAACTAA